The nucleotide sequence CTCCGCCCTTTTGCAGTTGCACAAAAATAGCAATTCCGAAAAGGAGGCGCTCCAACGTCGCACACACGGACATACAGGCGCATGAAACGCCACTGCAGGGAGCGCTGAGACACGGTGAGGCGAGCCATTACGAATGCTGACGTAAAATCAAGGAAACAAATCTCATTTCGAAACGGCAATTTATTCATGACCTTTGTTGCACGCATCTCATAGCAATTACTGAGCAGTCGAGTAGGTGCACAAACACAGCTACACAGGTGCCTTGTAAGAGCAGCGCAGCAGTTAAAAGTGCAAAAGAATCGTGTAAACTCACTTGGCTGAatgcgcatgtatgtgtgtatgtatgaggcATAAAAAGTGTACAACATGTGATAATCGTAAACTCCTATGctcatgcgtgtgtgtgtgcatgtaagaTCGTATGCATTCATTTGGGTTTAATATTTCTCATTACTTTCTGTCATTTCAATGGTACGAATGTGCTAAcgtgcacatgtatgtatgtacaagtcaAGATATTCATGTGTGAGGTGCAATTGTACGATTCTCCCAACTTTACGAACCCGCACGGTGCACTTGAATTGATAAATCGACTGCCATCGGCTTATCGCACTGTTACATCACACAAACAACACGACTGCAGTGAGGAGAACAGTGCGCTGAGACTGTACAGTGTGCATTTTATTAACCGGAGCGAAGTAAATGTtgtcagtttttcatttttttgacgCCCTTCGGATTCTATTAcgctgtgcgtcttgatgttgttccatgaaTAGTACctatagttttatgccgcctccgaccGGCGGAcattttcatgccagaaacaCACCCggaaggtttgtcattgcctgcacAGGAGCgatggctattagaaaaaactcaaTGAGTTCAAAATTCAGACCCTACAGAATGATAGTCACAAATTGCCCAACCGGCTTGAACCGGGATTGAAGAAAAAGATGAGGTATTCAAGAGTGTATATGAATACCGGTAATTCGTTTGACCAGACTTTGTTTCGGCTCTTGAGGATTTATTACAATTAATATCCAGATCAGTTTTCCCAACGCTAAAATCCTCTTGTAACAGTACCTTATTGTACAGGGATAGGATAGAGAAGGTTCGAAGTTAACTACCTGTGGCggtcatattttttatgacatcTGTAAAACTGAATTAAAAGTTACTGTTGCCAAATCAACAAGGCAAATTACAAAATTGAGTAGAAGtagaaatgataaaactttCTTATGCATTATTTTGTGTGGTTACCTGTTGTGGAGGTGAAGTGCCGTGAGCGTCCTAACATTGCGGCAATTTTCCCTATAGAACTTTTTGTTAAGTCGGAGGTATATGCCAACAAGCCGCAATCGACTGATTACCTTAAAGTCAAAGCGACTCAGACTATTTTTCAAATTCGGCCGAATGTTTGTAGCAGATTTATTGAACATTAAACCTCTCGGATCCGTGCCATCATGCTAAGCGCCGCGGCAGACATTTGAACAACATATTTCTCATATAATTGAtctctcaaataaaataatgaatttctttaaTACTCGCACAGTTTATTTTACTCCATTTCAACTCGACGTAATAGGAAACTCCTGTAGTAAAAATTCGCTAATCGTCCCACCCAAAGAAGCTGCATATAGGGACTCTAAGCAGGTATTCAAccttttcattcatttcatgtCATAGTAAAGAAATTCACTGGATGTCAGTCCACTTGATGcgataaaaaacaaattgcgtACCATTCATACCACGAAGGCAACAATATAGCAGAGGCGATGAATAACCGAGTTCTTAGTCGCAGATGACCGAAGATAAAGTTTTGGACAAATTGTTAGTAAAATAGGGTTGAGTTATCACTACGCAAACATCTGACAGTTTTGAATAGTTCAACATAAAATTTCAAGCCAATTATTCAAAGCAAGAATTAAGTATTAATATTATACCAGGCAGGAGGCAAATTTGTTACACTGTGCAATGAATTGCAAGCTGCATAGAATCAttgttcgtcgttttttttctatatgaaCGGTTATGGGTGCAATTCctgggtgcatacatacatacatacattcatatgtatcaTCAAAATAACACAAACGTTTTTTATCTCTCTTCGGCAAGGCAAACGTTTATTGCACATGGGTGTACGAGTGTAATAAGAAATAaccgaaaaagtttaaaaaaaaatttaataattttaatacagtcgaacttctctacagtgaacttccatataatgaagctctccttataatgaactggtttcgaagacactgctttttcgttctactttcggtgtatttttgtctccttataatgaatttctatatagtgaagttttctatataatgaacaaattttacagctggaaattcaagcgtcctaagtttttgtctccatatagtgaattttttcaaaagttttctgttgcaaaaaattacagttagatgtggaaattaaaacagagagagctgagctattacagttttattccgtgattgaagttaaaatgatgcatcgaagcagcatttcgcttgaaaaaaagttattaatgattaacaaagttaatgaaggaaagaaaaaaaaaagatattgccaatgaattcggagttcttcccagcactttatcaaatattttaaaaaataaggaagtgattttaaaaaatgcggaggatgtggcagtaaataccaaacgcaaaagacttcgaccttgtcattttgaggatattgacgaagcaatgctgaaatggttactcgttgcacgtggtaagaatctccctttatctggaccattattgaagcaaaaggccaaagattttgcggaagcactaggacaccacgaatttgaggcaagtacaggttggttagacaagttcaaaagtcggcatggcgttattcaaaagacattatgtggggaaagtgctgacaccaacatagaaaaccgtgatgaatgggtgacgaacgtcttaccgaaattaattgaaaattacaacattaacgacatttttaatgccgacgagactgctttgtttttcaaatgcttgccaactaaaacactggcattcaaaaatgaaaaatgctttggtgggaagcaaagcaaggagagaataactgtcctggtgggaagcaatatgactggatcagaaaagctaaaattgctagtaatcggaaaggccaaaaatccgaggtacttcaagggaataaaatctttaggtgtcgattatgagtttaacaaaaaagcatggatgaccagtgagatttttacgaaatggattgtaaaactcgacaaaaaattttgtgatcaaaacagaaaggtgttgttttttgttgataactgcactgcccaccctaaagatgtaagagacaagttgagaaacattcatctcgcttattttcctcccaacatgacttcgttactgcaaccaatggaccaaggcattatctacaacatgaaacaacattacagaaaacgaattttaacgaatatattgactcaagtggatgagggaaattctgttatggccatagacttgctgcaagcagttcgaaatcttagcaatatatggaatgtctatgttaaaccagaaacagttgccaactgttttaaaaaggctggattttcaaaagatgttatgcagattccatttgaacattgggatgaagaggaccttcttttAATATCGGATTAGGCcgctttacagtcttcatttaaaaaagtagcaaatatcgaagcatcgtttgatgactacgtaaatgttgataatggtgtgcagacttgggacaaaccatccgaagaagatattctcaacagcatttttgaaagtcgcggagttccagctgaacctggtaagcatttatctttttatagtcaaacaaaaatttaatatataaatattatttcagataacgatgaacacgatttgaccgttgaagaattggcagaaactgaggaggcattacctacgttgatccattagcgtaattagagcctttgtggaaatgaggaatgacgtgccgattaatgttttcaactctccacatgatttggaagcttttattgaaaatgaaaaatggaagactgtaattcaaaccaaactcactgattattttaaataaaattacataaaaaatcaatgtttctttataatgaagtttctatatagtgaagtgattttcaggtcccgtgcgaattcactatatggaagttcgactgtataatatttattcaatGCCGAAAATTGGTATAGAGTTACTTACACGTGGAATAGATTCCgttgtttttaagatttttaaattttttagtataaaatatatcgacttttcaaaaaaaaattttttttggaaaacaattttattttttttttatttaaaatttttagaaaaaaaaaatatttttgtaatttttgaaaaaccgcCCCCTTtctattttttgcttattatttttaatattagctGATACTATGCTGAGCAATTCCTGAAAGTTTCACGTTTTATTcgcataacttttcgagttatattaaaattcatgCAGCGAGCTTCATTATCGCTTATTACGTCCGCTAACTCGAAAATTTAAGAGAATCCAACCATGAAACTATGCAGGGAGTACTGAGTATAGTTAAGGgcaaaaacaaggaaaaaatcgggaggtttttcaaaaaatgacatcacatttttttccaaaagttcttagaaaaaatattaaattaaaatcaacattaaaaaaaaattataaaaatattgaaaagaacccaagctttttcaaaacttcatatcaacattttcaacaatgaataaatttcaaaatgattaaatttcctcaaaactgtttgtgtttactttttattcaaGCTAAGGGAATCATACTATGAAACTATGCAGGGAATACTGAGTATAGTTAATgacaaaaataaggaaaaaattggAAGTGggcgtttttaaaaaaattcttaacaataatataatttattcttgaatttgtttcaaaaatgtaaaatttttttccacaaaaaaaaaatttgtttaaaatatattttatcgtgaaaaattataaaaacattgaaaagaaccgaaaatattttactttaaaaaactgtataccaaaattttcaacattgaataaattccaaaattagtgaaatttttcaaaaatttcttttactttgcctataaataaaacagttttcGGATAAATTTACAACTATGTTTAAAAACTTGCATCACATGATATGGAATCGCTCACTTATCGGAACAAAGACCTAGTCAGAGTTTTATTACGACTGGTACAAAAAAACTACCTTGGTTTATTTTACTGCAGTGCTGAACATTAGCGCTGGTTTtacttagtaaaaatattttttactaaaaaatacttGTTGACTGTAGTTTGTTTACTTGCAGGTTGCAACCCATATTTGCACAGCTACGATTGAAAAAATGAATATATAGCCTGaggaaaaggaacaaaaaattaaggttGGCCTATATTAATAGAAAATCTATTAATAAATGGCGAGAGAACGCTGAGGTTGAAAGTCAATATGTTTGAGGCAAGGAGGGAGTGAAATTTCTGCGCATTAAAAAATatgggaaaatattttacatgaataaactaatatttgcgtttttaaagtaaaaaaaatacagaCATGGTGTAGCATACATACACGTATGTTTTATTGCCTCGTAGATACATATTTTTACACTATTACATGGGTTTATATATCCAacatataattttgtttctaCATAGCCATCAAAGAAGCTATCTATCTGGTGTATACAAAGGTTAAAAGTAGCTCAATAAGGAATAAAAGTGCAGAAATGCTTAATCAGCTGTGCATTTACAAAGATACAAACCGACACATATGCGAGTAGATGCCATTCCATACATAAATCTAGCCCATGCTTTTACATCcatctgtatgtgtgtgcatgtgtgcatacCCAAGTGAGCGATCAGATGTGCATACTTTGTACAAAAGCAAACCAGATTACCAGGCTGCCCATGttgaaatacacacatacaagtttTAAATGCATACGAATCGCACTCTCGAAAAGAGATTGACTTCAACCCCCACGAAGTGACAGAAAAAGCAACATTGCGAagcataaaacaaaatcatGCAAAGTCCATTTTCTCTGCGTAGTAGTGAGAGCCTACGATGAAAGCACGTTTGAGTGCGTTTTGATGCGGCACCGACTTTGCGGTCTTTAATTTTCTCTCCGTTTATGCGCGTTGAGAGCAAACTAAACgcatgaaaacataaaaaatgctaGTTGTTTTTTAAGCGTTGCTGTGTTAGAACATacaaaagtttggttgagaACTCCACAAGTGcgtattaatttataaaaatagtaagtatctaaaaaaataaatttgtaacacGAAATGGTATTGTTACATAACATTTTAGATAATGGATGATTTCAAATTGATACGCGAAGTACATAAGCgcccatttttttatacaaaatgtcAAGCGGGCTatcggaattccaagcttcgcAACAAGGGCTGGACAGAGATCGGCGCTATTTTGAAATCCTCTGGTAAAATATTCATAGCTCCTTATACTTCGTGAATTGAATTCATTAATTCGTACACGATTCAACATTCATAGGAGACGAATGCTGCTCACGCTGGCGTGTAATTAGAGATCGTTATGTCAAATTGATTGCcaaaaaaactgcaaacaaaaaacTGACCGATATTGAAAGTAATTGGGAGCTTTACCCACACCTGGGTTTTCTGAGAGCCCACATTCAATCCAGAACgtaatacttaaataaataattacataaCTGTTGAGAAAGCATTGTTataatttatgaattattttcTAGACATAAAACTAAGCTTAAAAAATCTGAGTCTAACGAAGAAACTGAAGATTCTCTCATGTCAATGCCTGACATGGATTGCGAGAATACTTTACCCATTGAAATCGCCACAGTTGAATCCTTGCATCAAACACGAGCACGCATCCCTGAAGCATCTACACAACTTAGTGAAATACAAGAAAGCCTCTcaacttttatgaaaaatgtagAAGAACTTCTGAAACAACGCCATACAACTCCAGCTGAAGCTAATAAAAATGAGGCTTTCTATCGAATGGTGGGCGCGAAGCTGGCTGAACTGCCGGAGGAAGAGCAGGAAGAGACGAAATTGTACattatttcacatgtattcgaAAGGGTTAAAGTGTATAAACAGCAAATGAAATGTACGCAAAAAATCGGAAAAACCTGAGGAAATCATGCAAGCATCcataaatatgtagatatatatgtatatatatataagtaatagaGACTTTGCttgaaaaagtggaaaatgaatttatttttacccATGTAGAGAGAGTTCAGAAATATTTCGCTACTTGTGTTGAACGCCTTTTTGTGTGCTCTCTGCACACACTCCTTTGCTTCGGTGTGCAGAAAAGGGGCCCGTTGCGTTGTGTTCAATGTGCATTAAACAGCTGTTCAGCGCTCACAAACCGGCTCTAACCAGTAGCTTTTTATATCTATCGaggcacatatatatgtaagtataagcACAAAGGTATATAAGGAGTAAATAAATTGACACTGCATTAAAACTCGTTCCATGACACTTCGCTCTATGCGTGCGCACACATCCACAGAGGGAACGAGAAGTGATTGCAGTGCTCAAAATTAATGTTGCTGCACATTGGTAAAGAGCGCAAATGCCTGATTCTGTTGCTCTTTGTTCCTTTGGTTGCCTACTCAATGTAGAGAACATACGAGTATACTTGCCTTATATTTTGCATTCGTTGTGCTTTGCTCATATTCGATAAACACTTTTTTGTAAGTGCCACAATTATTATGAGTCTACTTTTTGCACATTGAGTGAAAGAAAATTGGCTGACGTGAGCATGAGTGAACAGCTGAAAGCAAATGAAGTCAATACAGATATACGTATGTAGATGTACGTACAAGCACAAGTATGCAGATAGGAACCTCCgctataaaaatacaatatttatgaGTAGCTGTGaaaattttgtacacttttGGTTTAGTCGATATAAAGCACCGTAACAGTGTACAACGAAAAtgggaaaagtaggaaatgctGAGTTGTTCAGCAATGAACAATTCAGTTGGGTGGAAaaatttacgtaaaattttGCAGAACAGCTAAGAAAATTGCGTAAATTCTTATTAAAGTTCTACAGCGAACGAAATACgaacaaattaattaataaaagtcgatcgaaattttctaaaagttaTCGCGATAATTTGTTGATAACTTTACGAAATAgctgtgatattttttttttaaatatctaactTATACGGTTGGaagaaattttcctaaaattttcaatgatttaTGTCGCTAAGCACAAGTTGTGTCCTGTGGAAAGCCGATAGCGGAAGAGCTGAGCTGCGTATGGAAAATTGCACAGCAGCGCAGTAACGGAGTTGGTAATGGGGACAGTTAGGCAACAGCCAAGTCACAATGTTGGTAAGCATAAAGTGAATTTCAACTtccgtgtgtgtgtgagtgtaagTTTAATCGATGCAAGGTATATTTtgttgaagttaaaaaaaatttggataggAAAGTAATGAAACAAATGATATAaaagaataaagtaaaataaaataaaataaaataaaataaaataaaataaaataaaacaaaataaaaaaaaaaacgaaaaaaacgaaataaaataaaataaaatattataattaaaataataaaatcatataaatttaaattaaataaaaaagggtaAAGTGAAGTACAATTAACtaaaaacataatataaaataaaataaaatgaaataaaataaaataaaataatcatagTAAAGATAAGGTaagcaaaatgaacaaaaaataaaataaacacaaataaaatacaacaaaataaaataaagtaaatttaagtaaaaaaataaaccaaaaataaaataaaatataaaaaaaacgtgaggtaaaattaactaaaaaaataaattaaattaaagtaaagtaaataaaatataaagtaaaataaactaaaaagaaaacaaagtaaaaaaaataaatttaaataaagtaaaaataagttgagcaaaataaattaaagtaaagatgagggaaataaaattaagtaaaataaaataagttaaagtaaggta is from Anastrepha ludens isolate Willacy chromosome 4, idAnaLude1.1, whole genome shotgun sequence and encodes:
- the LOC128860633 gene encoding uncharacterized protein LOC128860633; this translates as MDDFKLIREVHKRPFFYTKCQAGYRNSKLRNKGWTEIGAILKSSGDECCSRWRVIRDRYVKLIAKKTANKKLTDIESNWELYPHLGFLRAHIQSRTHKTKLKKSESNEETEDSLMSMPDMDCENTLPIEIATVESLHQTRARIPEASTQLSEIQESLSTFMKNVEELLKQRHTTPAEANKNEAFYRMVGAKLAELPEEEQEETKLYIISHVFERVKVYKQQMKCTQKIGKT